The Bacillus sp. Y1 genome includes the window AGCAAGAAACATGATTGTTGATCCATCACTTGTGGTATATCGCCCTATTTTTAGTCACTTTGTTGAAGGTCCATGGTATAAAGGAAACGTTGTCCTTGTTGGAGACGCCGCACATGGTACAGCTCCGCATCTTGGACAGGGGGCTTCTATCGCGATTGAAGATGTCATTGTGTTAGCAGATATATTAAAGCATGATTTAGACATTCAAGAAACCTTGAGAGTCTATATGGATAAACGATATGACCGATGTAAATTGATTGTAGATCATTCCAATCAATTGGTGGAGTGGGAATTACTTACTTGGAGTGGAAAAATGAATGACGGGGGAAGAATTGGTGCCTTCGTTAACGAAACATTGATTAAAATGAATGAACCCTTCTTAACAGAAGTAAATCGTCCGATTGGTTAAGAAATAAGCCTTTGCTATGTGCAAAGGCTTATTTTTAATGGGGTTGTCCCCATATCAATACTAACTAGCTTGTCCTTTCATTACCAGTATCCTGAAATAATGATATGTTCAAACATTAACTAGTTCTTCACTGTATAAGTATGCGAATTAACTATATTGAAAGAAGCTAAAATAAGCTGAATTATTGCGTATTGCAAGGATTTATGGAAGGAGTTCTTATTTTTTTTTCCATGAAATAATTTATAATTATCAGATAATACTAGATATTTTAATCTATAATTTATTATAATAGACTATAATAGGATTAGAAATTAGACAGAATAGGTGTGTTCATAAGTAGCGCTCACATCCTTTCTGCGAATTTAGGATATAGATAAGGAAGGTAAAAATGAGAAAAAGAGAAACTACATCAGACGTTTTCTTAATTGGTGCCGGAATCATGAGCGCTACGTTGGGAACACTTCTGAAAGAATTAGTACCAGAATGGAAAATTACAGTGTTTGAAAAGCTCTCGAAAACAGGAGAGGAAAGCTCGAACGAATGGAATAATGCGGGAACAGGGCATGCCGCACTGTGCGAGCTGAACTATACGGTTGAAAAACCGGATGGATCTGTAGATATTAGTAAAGCTATAAAGATTAATGAGCAGTTTCAGATTTCTATGCAGTTTTGGTCTTATCTTGTAAACAGCAGGCTGATACATAATCCACAGGATTTTATCATGCCACTGCCACATATGAGTTTAGTGCAAGGAGAACAAAATATAGCTTTTTTAAAGAGGCGATTTGAAGCGTTGTCAAATAATCCATTATTCCAAGGAATGGAGTTTTCCGAGGATCCAAAAAAACTAATGGAATGGATTCCTCTTATTATGCAAAACCGATCAACCAATGAACCTATAGCTGCTACAAAAATAGACTCTGGAACGGATGTCAACTTTGGTGCGTTAACACGCATGCTGTTTACCTATTTAGAGAGCAAAGATGTGCAAATAAACCATAATCATAGTGTGCTTGATATAAAACGTACTAACGATGGATTGTGGGAATTGAAAGTTCGGAATCTCGAAAGTGGTACGGTTGAACATCATACAGCCAAATTCGTCTTTATTGGAGGCGGAGGAGGAAGCCTCCATTTACTGCAAAAATCCGGTATTCCTGAAGGAAAACATATTGGAGGTTTCCCTGTAAGCGGAATTTTTATGGTCTGTAATAATCCAACTGTTGTAGAGCAACATCATGCAAAAGTATACGGGAAAGCAAAGGTTGGGGCTCCGCCTATGTCTGTACCGCATTTAGATACAAGATTTATTGACAATAAAAAATCCTTACTATTTGGACCGTTTGCTGGCTTCACACCTAAGTTTTTAAAAACAGGTTCTGTATTTGATTTAGTAACTTCTGTAAAGCCAGATAATCTCTTAACGATGTTGGCTGCAGGGGCAAAAGAAATGTCTTTGACAAAATACCTGATTCAGCAAGTGATGTTATCAAAGGAACAACGTATGGAAGAGTTACGTGAGTTTATCCCGAATGCTAAGAGCGAAGATTGGGATTTAGTAGTAGCAGGTCAACGTGTGCAAGTGATAAAGGACACAGAAGATGGGGGCAAAGGAACGCTCCAATTTGGTACAGAAGTGATTACTGCTGAAGATGGTTCCATCGCAGCATTACTAGGAGCCTCTCCGGGTGCATCAACGGCCGTTCACGTCATGCTAGAGATCATCAAAAAGTGCTTTCCGGAACATATAAATGAATGGGAACCGAAAATTAAAGAAATGATCCCTTCTTATGGCCTGTCACTAATGGAAAACCCAGACCTATTACGAAGAATCCATCACTCAACCGCAGAAACACTTGGTTTAACAGAGAAAGAACCAGTTTTTAGTTAATAAAAATATACTGAACCTCTAATCTATTTTTGATGGGAGGTTCTTTGTTTTAGAGTCGCTTTTATTAATTTGAATAAATGGACCTACAAAAATTTAACAACACAGGAAGAAAACATATGTTCGGTATGGTATAATAGAAAAGACAATAGCATAGTTGCAGGGTGGGGCGATTGAGCCTTCCTTATGGGAGGTGACAAGCGTGGATTTAGATTCGGCAATGTTCGTAATAGCATTGGTAACTCTAATCGTACTTTTAATTGATAAAATAAAAAAGTAAAACCCACCCTGTATCTTTGGCCGGAACAGGTGGGCTTTACTTTGAAAAGAAACCGTATTGTTGATCGCCAATTGCACATTCTGCGATTATGCATTGTTAAAGGTAAGCGTGTGTTCAAAGCACATGCTTATTTTTAATATATGGATGATCTCCCTTTATTATAGACTAATTTTAGTGAAAAATAAATTAATTATAATATAATCTAATACTTTCTTATAAGAATTTGTAAACGATTTTTGATGAGCTAATAAGCACTACATATTTCCAATAATGATGCACATCCTACTACTAAATAATAGGACCTAGGAGGAGTTACAGTGAACCTAGATAACATCATTATTGCCCGAGAGAAGATGAAGGGCATTGTGCATGAAACTCCTTTGGATTATTCCAAAACGTTTAGTGACCTTGCTCAAAATGAAGTGTATTTAAAGTTAGAGAATCTTCAAAAGACTGGATCTTTTAAGGTGAGGGGTTCTTATAATAAGCTGATCTCTTTATCTGAAGAAGAATTAAAAAAAGGAGTGGTAGCTGCATCTGCTGGTAACCACGCACAAGGTGTTGCCTATTCAAGTCAAATGCTAGGGATTCCATGTACGATTGTAATGCCAAAGGGAGCACCGCTCAGTAAAGTGCTTGCAACAAGGCAATACGGGGCAGAGGTAATATTAGAGGGAAATGTGTTTGATGAAGCACTCGCTTTCGCTTTAGAGCTGAACGAAAAAAGAGGTGCTACATTTATTCACGCCTTTGATGATGAGGCGGTCATCACGGGTCAAGGAACAGTGGGTCTAGAGATTCTTGATCAGCTTCCTGAAGTAGAGGCGGTTATTTGTCCGGTTGGAGGTGGGGGGCTGATAGCTGGTGTCGCAATGGCTGTGAAGGAAAAAAAT containing:
- a CDS encoding malate:quinone oxidoreductase, whose amino-acid sequence is MRKRETTSDVFLIGAGIMSATLGTLLKELVPEWKITVFEKLSKTGEESSNEWNNAGTGHAALCELNYTVEKPDGSVDISKAIKINEQFQISMQFWSYLVNSRLIHNPQDFIMPLPHMSLVQGEQNIAFLKRRFEALSNNPLFQGMEFSEDPKKLMEWIPLIMQNRSTNEPIAATKIDSGTDVNFGALTRMLFTYLESKDVQINHNHSVLDIKRTNDGLWELKVRNLESGTVEHHTAKFVFIGGGGGSLHLLQKSGIPEGKHIGGFPVSGIFMVCNNPTVVEQHHAKVYGKAKVGAPPMSVPHLDTRFIDNKKSLLFGPFAGFTPKFLKTGSVFDLVTSVKPDNLLTMLAAGAKEMSLTKYLIQQVMLSKEQRMEELREFIPNAKSEDWDLVVAGQRVQVIKDTEDGGKGTLQFGTEVITAEDGSIAALLGASPGASTAVHVMLEIIKKCFPEHINEWEPKIKEMIPSYGLSLMENPDLLRRIHHSTAETLGLTEKEPVFS